The following proteins are encoded in a genomic region of Paenibacillus sp. FSL H3-0469:
- a CDS encoding 50S ribosomal protein L25, with protein MSTFIQLINRTSETKSNLNAARKQGRIPAVLYGIGKDTLSLEVNEKELLEMLRTNPRAILQAKLSDGTTLPVVVQNIQKQSMSGKVLHVDFQHVNMSISMDSKVTIHFAGEAAGVKEGGVLQVEIYEVEVRCMPGVLPKSMEVDISGLAIGDQLLVSDLIFKDGIEVLTDPGTVMIQIKTVHEEAPEPEVTPA; from the coding sequence ATGAGTACATTTATTCAATTAATCAATCGTACATCGGAAACAAAGTCCAACCTGAATGCAGCAAGAAAGCAAGGCCGCATACCGGCTGTACTGTACGGCATTGGTAAAGATACTCTCAGTCTTGAAGTGAACGAGAAGGAACTGCTGGAGATGCTGAGAACGAATCCGCGGGCGATTCTGCAGGCGAAGCTGTCGGATGGAACGACCCTTCCGGTAGTGGTTCAGAACATTCAGAAGCAGTCGATGTCCGGTAAAGTGCTGCATGTCGATTTCCAGCATGTGAATATGAGCATCAGTATGGACAGCAAGGTTACGATTCATTTTGCAGGCGAAGCTGCGGGTGTCAAAGAAGGCGGCGTACTGCAGGTGGAAATATATGAAGTAGAAGTCCGCTGCATGCCGGGAGTTCTGCCGAAATCGATGGAAGTGGATATCAGCGGCCTGGCCATCGGCGACCAATTGCTGGTGTCTGATCTGATCTTCAAGGATGGAATTGAAGTGCTGACTGATCCGGGCACAGTCATGATTCAGATCAAGACGGTCCATGAAGAAGCACCAGAACCGGAAGTCACTCCGGCTTAA
- a CDS encoding glycosyltransferase, which yields MQTSAALQFKPDYMRRITDDTGIFQHTKFGIPDRTKGYTTDDNARALIAAVLMYKKNQDSASLDLIHTYLSFVHHAQTEEGNFRNFMDYSRSFLEERGSEDCQGRTLWALGFVLSYSSILPDNLLNTCRYLINQALPHIGGLRSPRALAYAVIGLSYLPGTPGALTYSFPYPHTPSTEEERAFLPEAFITELIESVAVRLNDQYNLTKGEGWNWYEDSLTYGNSMLPWALLKAYKISGNPALRITAKESLDFLISRTFAPEGYYKPIGSHGWLLRGGTPALYDEQPIEACEMLLACDEAAVVLKDPAYLQQADLCYAWYTGNNSLQLSLIDPQTGACYDGIHSSGLNLNQGSESIISFSIAHLVTHHG from the coding sequence ATGCAGACATCCGCAGCGCTTCAGTTCAAACCGGACTATATGCGCCGGATTACCGATGATACGGGGATTTTCCAGCATACCAAATTCGGGATTCCCGACCGTACCAAGGGCTACACTACCGATGACAATGCGCGGGCTCTAATTGCAGCCGTTCTGATGTACAAAAAAAATCAGGACAGCGCCTCCCTTGACCTGATTCATACGTACCTTTCTTTTGTCCACCATGCACAGACTGAAGAAGGTAACTTCAGGAACTTCATGGACTATAGCCGTTCCTTCCTGGAGGAGCGCGGCTCTGAGGATTGTCAGGGGCGCACCCTCTGGGCGCTGGGCTTCGTACTCTCCTATTCCTCCATTCTACCGGACAATCTGCTGAACACCTGCCGTTATCTGATCAACCAGGCGCTGCCGCATATCGGAGGCCTGCGGTCTCCCCGGGCTCTGGCGTATGCCGTGATCGGACTCAGCTATTTGCCCGGGACTCCCGGAGCGCTTACCTACTCCTTCCCTTATCCGCATACACCAAGCACAGAAGAAGAACGGGCTTTCCTGCCCGAAGCCTTCATCACAGAACTTATAGAATCTGTTGCCGTCCGGCTGAATGACCAATACAATCTCACCAAGGGCGAAGGCTGGAACTGGTATGAAGACAGCCTTACGTATGGCAACTCCATGCTGCCCTGGGCGCTGCTCAAAGCCTACAAGATATCCGGCAATCCGGCGCTGAGAATCACGGCTAAGGAAAGTCTCGATTTCCTGATCTCGCGGACCTTCGCGCCGGAAGGCTATTACAAGCCCATCGGCAGCCACGGCTGGCTGCTGCGCGGCGGGACTCCCGCTCTATATGACGAGCAGCCGATTGAAGCCTGCGAAATGCTGCTGGCCTGCGACGAAGCTGCCGTTGTGCTGAAAGACCCTGCTTATCTGCAGCAGGCTGACCTGTGCTACGCCTGGTATACAGGGAATAATTCCTTGCAGCTCTCCCTGATTGATCCCCAGACCGGGGCTTGCTACGACGGGATTCACAGCTCGGGGCTGAACCTCAATCAGGGGTCGGAGAGCATTATATCCTTCTCGATTGCCCATCTGGTGACTCATCATGGATAA
- a CDS encoding P-II family nitrogen regulator, translating to MLMIKAIVRPEKADDVMAELLLAGFPSISKMDLLGRGKQKGIQVGTNHYNQISKKLLMIVIQDEDKDDVISIIMRTARTGEHGSFGDGKIFVLPVQEVFTISNGKNQL from the coding sequence AGCTATAGTAAGACCTGAGAAAGCGGATGACGTGATGGCTGAATTGCTGCTGGCCGGCTTCCCCTCCATCAGCAAAATGGATCTGCTCGGGCGCGGCAAGCAAAAGGGCATTCAGGTTGGAACCAACCATTATAATCAAATCTCCAAGAAGCTGCTGATGATCGTCATCCAGGACGAAGACAAGGATGACGTGATCAGCATTATTATGCGTACAGCTAGAACCGGTGAGCATGGCTCCTTCGGCGACGGCAAAATCTTTGTCCTGCCGGTACAGGAGGTCTTCACCATCAGCAACGGCAAGAACCAGCTATAA
- a CDS encoding DUF445 domain-containing protein, giving the protein MKSRNLATISLAIMACGFLFTLFLPENLAVILLRGGFEAGLVGGIADWFAVTALFRHPLGLRIPHTSLLLKNRDKLIQSLISAMENELLNKESIENKLRTFNIVSLGATVLTRFFSRKKARQEVLEQLKGFVLRLPVEQAVPYIQSAAASYLREAKLGAAADTIATSLMNEGKDIAALDFALEGISAWSGRPETRAMLGKIASEKLAEVKLGGLKGMAFQAFVGFVDADMLGEMLQGMVQSTIRDFKEEDSPYREEVIREIRVALFQLLSDEERIASLKNWALNELQGEAAATFVLQQLQGLRGKAVTLLEEDRSRGGRRLFSLYAALVRRVSQEKEWIQTSEDRIRGTLISFVEANHYRIGQLVKENLDQMDDAALVNMLEEKVGKDLQWIRVNGAVCGFVVGLVLTVIQLI; this is encoded by the coding sequence ATGAAATCCAGAAATTTAGCTACGATCTCTCTGGCTATTATGGCCTGCGGCTTTCTATTCACGTTGTTTCTGCCGGAGAATTTGGCAGTTATTCTGCTGAGAGGCGGCTTCGAGGCAGGTCTGGTCGGAGGCATCGCCGACTGGTTTGCCGTGACGGCGCTGTTCCGCCATCCGCTGGGCCTGAGAATTCCGCATACCTCGCTGCTGCTGAAGAATCGGGATAAGCTGATCCAGTCCCTGATCTCTGCGATGGAGAATGAGCTGCTGAACAAGGAGAGCATTGAGAATAAGCTGCGCACATTCAATATAGTCTCGCTCGGAGCTACCGTGCTGACCCGGTTCTTCTCCAGAAAGAAAGCCCGGCAGGAAGTACTGGAGCAGCTCAAAGGCTTCGTGCTGCGGCTTCCGGTAGAGCAGGCCGTTCCGTATATTCAATCGGCAGCGGCAAGCTATCTGCGTGAAGCTAAGCTCGGAGCCGCAGCAGACACTATTGCCACCAGCCTGATGAATGAGGGTAAGGACATTGCAGCCCTTGATTTTGCGCTGGAGGGGATCTCTGCCTGGAGCGGACGCCCTGAGACGCGGGCCATGCTGGGTAAGATCGCCAGTGAGAAGCTGGCCGAGGTTAAGCTTGGCGGACTGAAGGGGATGGCTTTCCAGGCCTTCGTCGGTTTCGTGGATGCCGATATGCTGGGGGAAATGCTCCAAGGTATGGTGCAGTCTACGATCCGTGACTTTAAGGAAGAGGATAGCCCCTACCGGGAGGAGGTCATCCGGGAGATCCGGGTGGCTCTGTTCCAGCTGCTGAGCGATGAAGAACGGATTGCCTCACTGAAGAATTGGGCGCTGAATGAGCTTCAAGGAGAAGCGGCCGCCACATTTGTGCTGCAGCAGCTGCAAGGGCTGCGCGGCAAGGCGGTTACCCTGCTGGAAGAGGACCGGAGCCGGGGCGGGCGCAGGCTGTTCTCGCTGTATGCCGCGCTGGTCCGGCGGGTAAGCCAGGAGAAGGAATGGATTCAGACATCGGAGGACCGGATTCGCGGTACGCTGATCTCCTTCGTGGAAGCTAATCATTACCGGATCGGGCAACTGGTCAAGGAGAACCTCGATCAGATGGACGATGCCGCGCTGGTGAATATGCTGGAGGAGAAGGTCGGCAAGGATCTGCAGTGGATTCGTGTCAATGGGGCCGTCTGCGGCTTTGTAGTCGGGCTGGTGCTTACCGTCATCCAGCTGATCTGA
- a CDS encoding DUF1861 family protein, whose product MAAACSELLDTFYANLRTVHVEKLVFSGVGGRDVYNITAPFPHDGEEVILGRVEERDSEFSQVFFFTSRGDGVWVPRAHTHTYNLQDPCVTRIKGELIVGGVEVITAGDHPPQIVSWVTQFYRGYRIDSMHHFASGPEMMKDIRLIELQDGRIGVLTRPQGERGGRGQIGFTVIDSLEELNEQTLDEADILQHQFVPEEWGGANEAHLLKNGHVGVLGHIACFDPLGKKHYYAMVFSLDPDTFETTPVKIIAARSDFPVGPGKRPDLQDVIFSGGLLRGAAGRAVLSVGVSDAEAYRIELPDPFAEYEM is encoded by the coding sequence ATGGCAGCAGCCTGTAGCGAACTGCTGGATACCTTTTACGCCAATCTCCGTACCGTACACGTGGAGAAGCTGGTCTTCTCCGGTGTAGGCGGGCGTGATGTATACAATATAACGGCCCCTTTCCCGCATGACGGGGAGGAGGTCATACTGGGAAGAGTTGAGGAGCGCGACAGTGAGTTCTCTCAAGTCTTCTTTTTTACATCCCGAGGGGACGGGGTGTGGGTTCCCAGGGCACATACGCATACCTATAACCTGCAGGACCCCTGTGTCACCCGGATTAAGGGCGAGCTGATTGTCGGCGGAGTTGAAGTCATTACGGCCGGGGATCATCCGCCGCAAATCGTCTCCTGGGTCACGCAGTTCTACCGGGGGTACCGGATCGATTCGATGCACCACTTCGCCTCCGGTCCGGAGATGATGAAGGATATCCGGCTGATAGAACTGCAGGATGGGAGAATCGGTGTGCTTACGAGGCCGCAGGGAGAGCGTGGCGGCAGAGGGCAGATCGGCTTCACGGTTATTGATTCACTGGAAGAGCTGAATGAACAGACGCTGGACGAGGCAGACATTCTGCAGCATCAGTTCGTGCCGGAAGAGTGGGGCGGAGCCAATGAAGCCCATCTGCTTAAGAATGGCCATGTGGGGGTACTTGGGCATATTGCCTGCTTTGACCCTCTAGGGAAGAAGCATTATTACGCTATGGTCTTCTCGCTCGATCCGGACACCTTCGAGACAACTCCGGTCAAAATCATTGCAGCCCGCAGCGATTTCCCGGTTGGTCCAGGCAAACGGCCTGATCTGCAGGATGTCATCTTCAGCGGCGGACTGCTACGCGGAGCGGCCGGGCGGGCGGTGTTGTCTGTAGGCGTCAGCGATGCGGAAGCTTACAGAATTGAGCTTCCTGATCCTTTTGCCGAATACGAAATGTGA
- a CDS encoding helix-turn-helix transcriptional regulator — protein sequence MPVIRSKLSEVMEEHDPKLSIRKLAKDINYHFDSVRRMYKDEMVQYPRDLLLKLCTYFNIQPGELIRMESDENDWAIDKANEYEEEGNDKEPGNGSSL from the coding sequence ATGCCAGTCATTCGCAGTAAATTAAGTGAGGTTATGGAAGAGCATGACCCCAAATTATCGATCCGCAAGCTTGCCAAAGACATTAACTACCATTTTGATTCCGTCCGGCGGATGTACAAGGATGAGATGGTGCAGTATCCCCGGGATCTGCTGTTAAAGCTCTGTACCTACTTCAATATTCAGCCTGGGGAATTGATCCGGATGGAATCAGATGAGAACGATTGGGCAATAGATAAGGCAAATGAATATGAGGAGGAAGGCAATGACAAGGAGCCCGGCAATGGCAGCAGCCTGTAG
- a CDS encoding glycosyltransferase family 4 protein, with protein sequence MNHSNRNKNIVFLSTSLPRECGIATFTQDLLDEFTKLEGFNKPRIIAMNNNGNYRYTDQVMREINQHQLSDYIDSAREINQSGTDLLVIQHEFGIYGGESGEYLLQFTEELQVPYVVIFHTVLTKPTPKQHQIITRLAAGSVKVVTMAQSTVDDLISVYHINAANIAFIHHGVPFVQTATRAELKIQYKFGDRKILSTFGFLSPGKGIEYAIEAMSGVVKQHPDALYIIWGKTHPVVKQETGEVYRQKLTELVHELGLVNNVLFVDKLLTQEEVIQSLVMSDIYMTPYLGKDQAVSGTLAYGVGYGRVIISTPYRYAEEMLAEGRGLLAEFRNSASLEACILELLDDPAKVKDMEQRTQELGSTMMWSEVAKTYAAIFQDKIALSIPAGRSVI encoded by the coding sequence ATGAACCACAGCAACCGTAATAAAAACATCGTATTCCTGTCCACCAGCCTGCCGAGAGAATGCGGAATTGCAACCTTCACCCAGGATCTGCTGGATGAGTTCACGAAGCTTGAGGGCTTCAACAAACCGCGGATCATAGCGATGAACAACAACGGAAATTACCGTTATACGGATCAGGTCATGAGGGAAATCAACCAGCATCAGCTATCTGATTATATAGATTCAGCCCGGGAAATCAATCAGTCGGGTACCGACCTGCTCGTCATTCAGCATGAATTCGGCATCTACGGCGGGGAGAGCGGCGAATATCTGCTGCAGTTCACGGAGGAGCTTCAAGTCCCTTATGTGGTCATCTTCCATACTGTATTAACCAAGCCTACACCCAAGCAGCATCAGATCATTACCCGGCTCGCCGCGGGAAGTGTCAAGGTGGTCACCATGGCCCAGTCCACTGTAGATGATCTCATTTCTGTCTATCATATCAACGCCGCCAACATCGCCTTCATTCACCACGGGGTGCCTTTTGTCCAGACTGCTACCCGTGCAGAGCTGAAGATCCAATATAAATTCGGAGACCGCAAAATCCTCTCTACCTTCGGTTTCCTCAGTCCGGGCAAGGGTATCGAATATGCAATTGAGGCGATGAGCGGAGTAGTGAAGCAGCATCCGGATGCGCTCTATATTATCTGGGGCAAGACCCATCCGGTCGTTAAGCAGGAGACAGGTGAAGTCTACCGGCAAAAGCTGACCGAACTGGTGCACGAGCTGGGCCTGGTCAATAATGTACTGTTCGTCGACAAACTGCTGACCCAGGAAGAGGTTATCCAGTCGCTGGTGATGTCGGATATCTATATGACTCCTTATCTGGGCAAGGATCAGGCAGTCAGCGGCACTCTTGCTTACGGTGTCGGCTACGGCCGAGTAATAATCTCTACCCCCTACCGCTATGCCGAAGAGATGCTTGCTGAAGGCCGCGGGCTGCTGGCGGAATTCCGCAACTCAGCTTCTCTGGAAGCCTGTATTCTGGAGCTGCTGGATGATCCGGCCAAGGTCAAGGATATGGAGCAACGTACACAGGAGCTTGGCAGTACGATGATGTGGAGTGAGGTTGCGAAGACCTATGCAGCCATCTTTCAGGATAAAATAGCCCTCTCCATCCCGGCTGGCCGGAGTGTGATTTGA
- a CDS encoding UvrD-helicase domain-containing protein, with protein sequence MNKLLFHNIPLGASGENIPQAKVASARTSRETVQPGDSDAAYFRRLEAGGILLNPPQISAVRHHLGPLLTLAGAGSGKTSVLICRTGYLLSVRGIAPGRLLLLTFSSKAAAEMRERIALLPGVNEGDAARLTARTFHSFFLYFLRRQGLRQDIFSETRRQHILLKQIMRELGLPKDAYPPENLLSLLSAWKMNMGLPAQLPETTEAEKEMKAILALYEQWKTDHFKIDFDDVLLLAYQMLREQPALLRELQQQYQYVMVDEFQDTNALQYELVKMVAAPQDNLMVVGDDDQTIYSFNGARSEFILEFEKLYPQAKVITLDINYRSGPAIIGLGNGIIRHNSRRRAKTLQAARSSGLPPRYLRPLTADDEAAQIVEHIERETQSGTREYRDFALLYRATSSNRAVLELLLLHDIPYIDYGEGQLLYEHWLISPVLDHLRLSVNRRDFAAMENILPTLYLNRDKGMEHIRRMEAVQAKQGPLIHLLSMPGMEDFKGVKLRERLDLIRGLRELTPLQAIRQIRTVFYDYFIEGSERHQATLHRETLKEMLDELEASAERFATIPLFLEFIDNVTERNMQNRQPGLKEQGNRVALMTIHKSKGLEFPVVFLIGASEGILPHSSALEENRVKDRKPVKASVKVISPGAARAAAEAGIAALEEERRLAYVAVTRAKEELFISSPARHRGKKAEVSRFMLAAFRSAARPQAPAPVAGASSPGRTPVTRSSAPGSAAVRTHTVPVWKCTGKACPGWTRKKAGGAEEHLTSKPCPLCSSPMESSTREVPV encoded by the coding sequence ATGAACAAGCTCTTATTTCATAATATTCCGCTGGGAGCCAGCGGTGAGAATATCCCCCAGGCGAAGGTAGCCTCGGCCCGGACGAGCCGGGAGACGGTTCAGCCGGGGGACAGCGATGCGGCTTATTTCAGGCGGCTGGAGGCAGGCGGCATTCTGCTCAATCCGCCGCAGATCTCGGCGGTGCGCCATCATCTCGGGCCGCTGCTGACACTGGCTGGAGCCGGCTCCGGCAAAACCTCGGTGCTGATTTGCAGAACCGGGTATTTGCTGTCTGTGCGCGGCATCGCTCCCGGACGTCTGCTGCTGTTGACCTTCTCCAGCAAGGCAGCTGCAGAGATGCGCGAGCGGATCGCCCTGCTGCCCGGGGTGAACGAGGGGGATGCCGCGCGCCTTACGGCGCGTACGTTCCACTCGTTCTTTCTTTATTTCCTGCGGCGGCAGGGGCTGCGACAGGATATTTTCAGCGAGACCCGCCGCCAGCATATTCTGCTGAAGCAGATTATGCGTGAGCTGGGACTGCCGAAGGATGCCTATCCGCCGGAGAATCTGCTCAGTCTGCTCTCCGCCTGGAAGATGAACATGGGCTTGCCTGCACAGCTGCCGGAGACTACAGAAGCAGAGAAGGAGATGAAGGCTATCCTTGCTCTGTACGAGCAGTGGAAGACCGATCATTTCAAAATCGATTTCGACGATGTGCTGCTGCTCGCCTACCAGATGCTCCGTGAACAGCCTGCGCTGCTGCGGGAGCTGCAGCAGCAGTATCAATATGTGATGGTCGATGAATTCCAGGATACGAATGCGCTGCAATATGAGCTGGTGAAGATGGTTGCTGCACCGCAGGATAATCTGATGGTAGTCGGCGACGATGACCAGACAATCTATTCCTTCAACGGAGCCCGCAGCGAGTTCATCCTGGAGTTCGAGAAGCTGTATCCGCAGGCCAAGGTGATTACGCTGGATATCAACTACCGGTCCGGCCCGGCAATCATCGGGCTGGGCAACGGCATCATCCGCCATAATTCACGGCGCCGCGCCAAGACGCTGCAGGCCGCCCGCAGTAGCGGTCTTCCGCCCCGTTATCTGCGTCCGCTGACGGCAGATGACGAGGCCGCGCAGATTGTAGAGCATATTGAGCGTGAGACTCAGAGCGGAACCCGGGAATACCGTGATTTCGCCCTGTTATACCGCGCGACAAGCAGCAACCGGGCGGTCCTGGAGCTGCTGCTGCTGCACGATATTCCTTATATAGATTATGGAGAAGGCCAACTGCTCTATGAGCATTGGCTGATCTCTCCGGTGCTGGATCACCTGCGCCTGTCGGTGAACCGCCGCGACTTCGCCGCCATGGAGAATATTCTGCCGACACTCTACTTGAACCGGGACAAGGGAATGGAGCATATCCGGCGCATGGAGGCGGTGCAGGCGAAGCAGGGCCCGCTGATTCATCTGCTGTCCATGCCGGGTATGGAGGATTTCAAGGGCGTCAAGCTGCGCGAGCGGCTGGACCTGATCCGCGGCCTGCGGGAGCTGACACCGCTACAAGCGATCCGCCAGATCCGCACCGTATTCTACGATTATTTCATCGAAGGCAGTGAGCGCCATCAGGCTACACTGCACCGGGAGACGCTGAAGGAAATGCTCGATGAGCTGGAGGCCTCGGCGGAGCGGTTCGCTACGATTCCGCTGTTCCTCGAATTCATCGACAATGTAACAGAGCGCAATATGCAGAACCGGCAGCCGGGGCTGAAGGAGCAAGGCAACCGGGTGGCGCTGATGACCATCCACAAATCCAAGGGGCTGGAGTTCCCCGTAGTCTTCCTGATCGGAGCCTCCGAAGGTATTCTGCCGCATAGCTCCGCTCTGGAGGAGAACCGCGTGAAGGACCGCAAGCCAGTGAAGGCCTCGGTCAAGGTGATCAGCCCGGGCGCAGCAAGGGCCGCAGCCGAAGCGGGCATTGCCGCACTGGAAGAAGAGCGCCGGCTCGCTTATGTGGCCGTTACCCGGGCCAAGGAGGAGCTGTTCATCAGCTCACCCGCCAGGCATCGGGGCAAGAAGGCAGAGGTCTCGCGCTTCATGCTCGCGGCCTTCCGCTCGGCGGCACGCCCGCAGGCACCGGCTCCAGTTGCCGGAGCCAGCAGCCCGGGCAGAACGCCTGTAACCCGCAGCAGCGCCCCGGGTTCAGCCGCAGTGCGAACACATACTGTCCCGGTCTGGAAGTGCACCGGCAAAGCCTGCCCGGGCTGGACCCGGAAGAAGGCGGGCGGAGCTGAGGAGCACCTAACCTCGAAGCCGTGTCCGCTGTGCAGCTCGCCGATGGAATCAAGCACCCGGGAAGTGCCGGTGTAA
- a CDS encoding Cof-type HAD-IIB family hydrolase, producing the protein MLIALDMDGTLLNAEGEISNENKEAILQAQRLGHIVIIATGRSYMDAERQLRLADLECPVVSLNGAVITLADRSVAASTPLNKEDIIPALRWMNEIPELYYEVYTEDNVYVELDKRVQLEKLATHKDTEVPEELAWLLQAMVDQQFQQAAVTYVEKMEDVWSKEENLIYKTLVFSLNRELLKEASVRFAAIPGLIITASHVNNIEINHKEANKGAGVRMLAAHYGIPAEQVAVMGDSYNDLPMFEMAGYKIAMENAAPVLKQTADFITTSNTENGVAAGLRHLLDSKTAFK; encoded by the coding sequence ATGCTTATTGCACTCGATATGGACGGAACACTGCTCAATGCGGAGGGTGAAATCAGCAACGAGAACAAAGAGGCTATTCTTCAAGCACAGCGCCTGGGGCATATCGTGATTATTGCTACAGGCCGGTCCTATATGGACGCTGAGCGGCAGCTGCGGCTGGCTGATCTGGAGTGTCCTGTGGTGAGCCTTAACGGCGCTGTAATCACGCTGGCTGACCGTAGCGTAGCAGCAAGCACTCCGCTGAATAAAGAGGATATTATCCCCGCACTGCGCTGGATGAATGAAATCCCTGAATTGTATTACGAGGTATACACTGAGGATAACGTATATGTAGAGCTCGACAAGCGGGTACAGCTGGAAAAGCTGGCTACTCATAAGGATACTGAGGTTCCCGAGGAATTGGCCTGGCTGCTCCAGGCGATGGTCGACCAGCAGTTCCAGCAGGCAGCGGTGACCTACGTGGAGAAGATGGAGGACGTCTGGAGCAAGGAAGAGAATCTGATCTATAAGACCCTGGTCTTCTCGCTGAACCGTGAGCTGCTGAAGGAAGCCTCTGTGCGGTTCGCCGCCATTCCCGGACTCATTATTACCGCATCGCATGTCAACAATATCGAGATCAATCATAAGGAAGCGAATAAAGGCGCCGGTGTACGCATGCTAGCGGCTCATTACGGGATTCCAGCGGAGCAAGTAGCGGTGATGGGCGACAGCTACAATGATCTGCCTATGTTCGAGATGGCGGGGTACAAGATTGCCATGGAGAATGCCGCCCCCGTGCTGAAGCAGACCGCCGACTTCATTACTACAAGTAATACGGAGAATGGTGTAGCGGCGGGACTTCGGCATCTTCTGGACAGCAAAACAGCCTTCAAATGA
- a CDS encoding mannose-1-phosphate guanylyltransferase yields the protein MDKYATILAGGGGTRFWPLSRQEIPKQLLNISGNDIMLNDTIERFKGIIPQENTVIVTNRTQAVLLESIMHSSVQKSNILIEPVARNTSASILFAAFSIEQMSEGDSLMVVLPSDHYITDEPQFRLTLDEACTVAMESNAIVTIGIKPTFPSTGYGYIAYDKEPIAIKPVDVYDVAEFVEKPDFKKAQGYLASGNYLWNSGIFIWKTSVIIDNFKRYLPRLYNTMLPLRDALGTDQEQETLNRIYPLLQNISIDYGILERSDEVVVLSGQFGWNDIGSWDALGAIFPPDDEGNIIKANHVGIDTRNSIIYGNGRLITTIGVDSFIIADTGDAVMICPKDKAQSVKDIVDLLKEKGMLEYV from the coding sequence ATGGATAAATACGCAACCATACTTGCAGGCGGGGGAGGCACCCGCTTCTGGCCGCTCTCCAGACAGGAAATCCCCAAGCAGCTGCTGAACATCAGCGGCAACGACATTATGCTGAACGATACCATCGAACGCTTCAAGGGCATCATCCCTCAGGAGAATACCGTTATTGTAACGAACCGCACTCAGGCGGTGCTGCTGGAGAGCATTATGCACAGCAGTGTGCAGAAAAGCAATATTCTGATCGAGCCGGTGGCCCGGAATACTTCAGCAAGTATCCTGTTCGCCGCTTTCTCCATTGAGCAGATGAGTGAAGGGGATTCCTTGATGGTTGTACTGCCTTCCGATCACTATATTACCGATGAGCCTCAGTTCCGGCTTACGCTGGATGAAGCCTGTACTGTCGCGATGGAGAGTAATGCCATCGTCACCATCGGGATCAAACCGACCTTCCCGTCCACCGGCTACGGCTACATCGCTTATGACAAAGAGCCGATCGCAATCAAGCCGGTTGATGTATATGATGTAGCCGAATTCGTGGAGAAACCGGATTTCAAGAAGGCACAGGGGTATCTGGCCTCCGGCAATTATCTGTGGAACAGCGGGATCTTCATCTGGAAAACTTCAGTCATTATCGATAACTTCAAGCGCTACCTGCCGCGTCTGTACAATACCATGCTGCCGCTCCGCGATGCACTCGGTACAGATCAGGAGCAGGAGACCCTTAACCGGATCTATCCGCTGCTGCAGAACATCTCCATTGACTACGGCATTCTCGAGCGTTCCGACGAGGTAGTGGTCCTGTCCGGGCAGTTCGGCTGGAATGACATCGGCAGCTGGGACGCACTCGGTGCGATTTTCCCGCCTGACGATGAAGGCAATATCATCAAAGCGAACCATGTCGGCATCGACACCCGCAACTCCATCATTTATGGCAACGGGCGGCTGATCACCACCATCGGCGTTGACAGCTTCATTATCGCCGATACCGGGGACGCCGTTATGATCTGCCCCAAGGATAAAGCGCAGTCGGTGAAGGATATTGTCGATCTTCTGAAGGAAAAGGGAATGCTGGAGTATGTATAA
- a CDS encoding Imm30 family immunity protein translates to MNHLYPGIARLYENRLLRTELECEQFDQALEGLAGDTEDAVIHQIFKVFDDDTEQEEVMFSLVHFVESVQMEMYLTQLLESLPEMLEHARNWAIVLNQRILQDDTFRRDYAEIAVRMPPRIRQCLAFLLEEIKEDQPRLYERKVNSFLAKLNTSGR, encoded by the coding sequence ATGAACCACCTATACCCCGGGATTGCCCGGCTATATGAGAACCGGCTGCTGCGCACCGAGCTGGAATGCGAGCAGTTCGATCAGGCACTGGAGGGTCTGGCCGGTGATACGGAGGATGCCGTGATTCACCAGATCTTCAAAGTATTCGACGATGATACGGAGCAGGAAGAGGTCATGTTCAGCCTTGTTCATTTTGTAGAGAGTGTCCAGATGGAGATGTATCTGACCCAGCTGCTGGAATCGCTGCCGGAAATGCTGGAGCATGCCCGTAACTGGGCGATTGTGCTGAACCAAAGAATTCTCCAGGACGACACTTTCCGCAGGGATTACGCGGAGATCGCTGTGCGCATGCCCCCAAGAATCCGGCAGTGCCTGGCCTTCCTGCTGGAGGAGATCAAGGAGGATCAGCCGCGGCTGTATGAGCGCAAGGTGAATTCCTTTCTGGCCAAGCTGAATACATCCGGGAGATAG